The proteins below come from a single Benincasa hispida cultivar B227 chromosome 4, ASM972705v1, whole genome shotgun sequence genomic window:
- the LOC120076213 gene encoding uncharacterized protein LOC120076213: MARQFKIPPHDRFLGQATSISFHIGTTNKIVKEKLTPTKLALFRKMVFGRFVDMDIIFNSPLVHYILLREVEDDRKDAMTFNLNGMVVTFTKEDFLLVTGLWRSLHSRCFKNDFVGDIHIDTLETVYKEMEFENDMDAMKMTLVYYTELGMMGREKTKANVDKTLLIDVEDLDYFNSLDWRNVLWERKLLGLQRGFSGKAKNY, encoded by the coding sequence ATGGCTAGACAATTCAAGATTCCTCCCCATGATCGTTTCCTAGGCCAAGCGACTAGCATATCCTTTCACATTGGGACGACTAACAAGATAGTGAAAGAGAAACTTACTCCCACTAAGCTTGCCCTCTTCAGGAAGATGGTATTTGGGCGATTCGTGGACATGGACATTATTTTCAACAGTCCATTGGTCCATTACATTCTGTTGAGGGAGGTTGAAGACGATAGGAAGGATGCAATGacatttaatttgaatggtATGGTTGTAACATTCACAAAAGAAGACTTCCTATTGGTGACGGGATTGTGGCGGTCACTGCATAGTAGGTGCTTCAAGAATGATTTTGTGGGAGACATTCATATTGATACCTTAGAGACAGTGTACAAAGAGATGGAGTTTGAGAATGACATGGATGCTATGAAGATGACATTGGTCTATTACACTGAATTGGGTATGATGGGAAGGGAGAAGACGAAGGCCAATGTCGACAAGACCTTATTAATTGATGTGGAGGATTTAGATTACTTCAATTCCTTGGATTGGAGAAATGTGTTATGGGAGAGGAAGTTACTTGGACTACAAAGAGGATTTAGTGGTAAGGCAAAGAACTACTAA